The DNA window AGATAGAAATATCAGAACACTTATGGATTTTAGATATAGGAAACATTATAAGGCTGAAAATGGCGAAGATGGAAAGTCTAAAATGCAATACGGAAAAAAAGGCCAGGATCTTATATTAAAGGTACCACAAGGAACTATAGTTAGAGATGCAGAAACTAATAAAGTCATTGCAGATTTAACAGAAGATGGTCGTAATTTTGTAATTGCAAAAGGAGGTCGTGGCGGAAAAGGTAATATGAAGTTTACCACATCCACAAGACAAGCACCAAGATTTGCAGAAGGGGGCTCAAATGGAGAAGAACTTTGGATAACTTTAGAGCTTAAGCTATTGGCAGATGTAGGACTAGTAGGTTTTCCTAATGTGGGCAAATCGACTTTATTGTCTATAGTGACTGATGCAAGGCCTAAAATTGCAGATTATCATTTCACTACTCTTGCTCCAAACCTTGGAGTTGCAGAACTTGAGGGTGGAAGAAGCTTTGTTATAGCAGATATACCTGGACTAATTGAAGGAGCACATATGGGTGTAGGTTTAGGTCATGAGTTTCTTAGACATATAGAACGAACTAGGATTTTAGTCCATTTAGTAGATGTGTCATCAAAAGAAGGAAGGGATCCAGTAGAGGATTTTTATAAAATCAATGCAGAGCTTAAGGAATACAATTCTAAGCTTGAAAGCAAGCCTCAAATTGTTGTGGCAAACAAGATTGATATTCTAGGAGATGGTGACGGTTATGACAGGCTTGCAAAAGAAGTAAGGAAGCTTGGTTATGATATATATGCCATATCTGCAGCTACTGGTCAGGGAATAAAAGAGCTTGAGAATGCAATTTGGAACAAAATACAAGAAGTTGGAGAACCAGAGCCTGCTTATGAAATCACAGATGAAAGTAAAATATATGAATTGACAGATAAGAAGGATGAAATTATAATTAGAAAAGAAGACGACAAATATTTTGTAGAAGGATATCAAATAGAAAAGATTCTTAACTCCACAAACTTTGATGATTTAGATTCTGTAAGATACTTTCAGAAGGCTATTAAAAGGAAGGGAGTTGTGGATAGATTAAAAGCATTAGGAATTAATAATGAAGATATCGTAAATATTTGTGGTTATGAATTTGAATTTTTTGATTAATGGAGGTCAAGTTAAGGAAATGAACTGCATAAATTGTGGGAATTGTAAAGAAAATCAACCAACTTATTATTGTGTGGCTAAGGGGGATTTTGTGATCAATGCTAAGTATGAGCCTTCTGAAAAGTTAAGAAGCGGGTGGAAAAAGGGAATGCAAAATTATGAAGTTCATAGAAGAAAAACAAAGAAGGAAGTAGAAGTATAATAATAAAGGAGTGTACCTTTTGATAAGTGGAAAACAAAGAAGCTATTTAAAGGCCTTAGCTAATAAAATAGAGCCAATTTTTCAAGTGGGAAAAAATGGTTTAACAGAAAGCCTTATTAAACAATTGGATGAAGCTCTTGAAGCGAGGGAAATCATAAAAATAAATGTACTTAATAATAGTTTACTAGAGGCAAAAGAAGTAGCTTTGGAAGTATCAGAGAAATTAGCTGCAGAATATGTTCAAAGTATAGGAAACAAATTTGTTATTTACAGAGAGTCAAAAGAAAATAAAAAGATAGAATTGCCTAATTAAAAATATAAAATCCATGATGAAATAAATAAATATGGGAAAAATAAAAAGAGATTGGTAGCCCAGTCTCTTTTTATGACCTATATTTATTTATGGAGGCGAAAAGTTATGTATAATTGCTTAAACCAAGTAAGAGCTTCTTATGATAAAGGCTTTAAGTGTATTAAATACGAACAAAATTTAAATGGTGAATTAGTTATATATCTGAAAAATTTTGAAAGTGAAAAAATTGAGACATTATATTGCGATGATAAACAAGAAATAAATGAAATAAAATATTTTATTGACCTAAACTAAAGAATCACGGTGTTTACTATTTATCTAAATCTAAAAATATTATATAATAAAAAACGACACGTATTGTAACAAACAAATTAAGATTGTGAGGATATTTTATGAGTAATCATATAAAAAAATATGGGATAATGGGGGGAACTTTTGATCCCATTCATGTTGGACATCTAGTTATTGCAGAAGAGATAAGGTGTAAATTTAATTTGGACAAGGTTATTTTTATACCTGCTGGAAATCCTCCTCATAAAGATTCCAGTAGGATTACATGTGGGGATCATAGATATCAGATGACTTTGCTGGCTACTGTTTCAAATCCGTATTTTGATGTTTCTTCCATAGAGTTGGAGAAGAATGAAGTCACATATACAATTGATACTATAAAGGAATTGAAAAAATGCTGCAGGGATAGTGCAGAATTTTACTTTATTACTGGAGCGGATTCTCTACTTGAGCTTTCAACCTGGAAGGATGTAGATCAATTGCTCACTATGTGTAAATTTGTTGCTGCTACTAGGCCAGGCTTTCAATTATCTAAAATCGAAACAAAAGTAAAAGAACTTGAGTCTAAATATAATAAAGGTATATATACAGTGTCAGTACCTGCACTACAAATATCTTCCACTGAGATTAGAAATAAGATTAGGGAAGGCAAAACAGTAAAGTATTTGCTTCCTGAATCTGTAGAATCTTATATAATAAAGCATAAACTATATTTAGATAATGTTAAAAAGGATTGTTTATAGCATGGAGAAATACAAAAATATTATTGATAAAGTAAGTGCAAAATTGATAGACAGTATTGGATATGAAAGGTACTCTCATTCTATAAGGGTAATGGAGGAAGCTATTAAGTTATCTGCCATATTTTGCTGTGATGAGAAAAAAGCTGCAATTGCAGGGCTACTTCATGATTGCGGTAAATTTAGTGATGAAGATGAATTGTTGAAAAATGCCTATAATTTTGATATAATTCAGAGAGATGCTTGTATTGCTAATTCTGCCCTAATTCACGGTGTTCTAGGTGCTGAAATAGCTAGAAAAGAATTTCATATAGAGGATAGAGATATATTAAGTGCTATTCGATATCATACAACAGGCAGAGAAAACATGACACTAATTGAAAAAATAATATACATATCAGATTATATAGAACCAGAAAGAAATTTCCCAGGGGTAGATGAGATTAGAAAACTAGCCTATGAGAATTTAGATTTAGCCTTGCTTAAGGCTATGGATAAAACAATAAAGCATATAATAGACAAAGGGTTTTATATTCATCCTGATACAATTAATGCAAGAAACTATCTAATAAATAAAATCAAATAGGCTTGGAGTGAGTATAAAATGAAGAAATTTTTAAAAACCTTTATGGTGGCATTTCTAGTATTTTTAGTTATTTTTGGAGGAATTATCACATTTGTTTTGAAAGATGATAATAGTAAAAACACTTTGGTGTCAAATATTTCAGGGCTAATTAAAGGCGATGATAGTAAAAAAGATATAACTTTTCTTCTTTTAGGTATTGATTCAAAGGATGTAACTAAAGCAAAAGGTCAAAGAACTGATACGATGATGCTATGTAAATATGATGATACTACTGGAAAAGTTTCAATACTGTCAATTCCTAGAGATACTATGGCTACAATAAGAGGAAGAAAAAATAAAGAAAAGATTAATCATGCTCATGCCTATGGAGGTCCAGAGCTATCTGTAAAGGCAGTTAAGGACCTGTTAGGTATTGAACTTGATTATTATGTAAGAGTAGATTATAAAATTGTTGAGGATGTAGTTGAATTGATTGGAGGGGTGGAAGTAGATGTACCTATGGATATGAAATATTCAGATCCAACAGCAGATCCACCGCTAAAAATCAATCTTAAAAAAGGCAAACAGACTTTAAATGGTAATGAATCTTTGCAGTTTTTAAGATATAGAAAAGGGTATGCTGATCAGGATTTAGGAAGAATAGGGGCTCAGCAGCAATTTATGAGCAGTGCTATTAAAAAGGCTCTGAATCCACTTAATATAATTAAGCTGCCTCAATTTGTTGAGACTTACATTAAAAATGTAGACACCAATATACCTTTAGATACTATAGCTAAGTTTGCACTTAAAGCAAAAAATGTAGATACTGAAAATATGGAAATGGCAACATTACCAGGTGAAGCTAAATATATTAGTGGAGTATGGTATTTTGTTCATAACAAAGAAAAGACTCAAGAAACAGTCAACAGCATGTTTATTGAGCAAAACGTAGTTATGGATGATGGAGAAAAGGAAAAGTCTAAAAATTAATATTAATCAGGAGGTAAAATAGTGACTGAACAATTGTCTATAATAATAAAGTCTGCTGATGACAAAAAGGCCTTTGATATTAAGGCGCTGAATATATCTAAACTCACCAGCATAGCAGATTATTTTGTAATATTAAGTGGAAATTCTCAGAGGCAAGTAATGGCAATATCAGATGATATTGAAGATAAAATGTATAGCCAAGGCTATGATTTAAGGCATAAAGAAGGATATAGTACTGGAAAGTGGATACTATTAGATTATGGCGATATTATTGTTCATGTTTTTCATAAAGAAGATAGAGATTTTTATAATCTAGAGAGACTATGGGCCGATGCTGAAGACATTGATATTGAAGCATTCAAATAGGAAGAAGGTATGAAACATGGCTATTAATATGAATGGCTTAACTGAGAATTTTACTTTAATTGCAGATGGGTTAGGAAAATTATTAGGTCAAAATTGTGAAGTAGCTTTATTTAATAGCAAAGATTCAAATTATAAACTATTTTATTCTGTAAATAATCAAATTACAGGCAAAAATTATGAAAATAATATGAACCATTATGAACTTGAAGCTCTTAATAAAGCCAAAGTTCATAATGGTTGTACAATTTTCTCTTATACCACTAAAGATGGACGAAGCCTGAAGGCGGCTTTGTTTATTTTAGGAGACAGCTCCAAGGAAGGAGCTGTTATTATGATAATTAGTTATGATATAACAGACTTTTTATTAGCTAGAAAGGCTTTTCAGGTTTTTTGTGCAATTGACGATATAGCTGAAGATAAATCCGACAATGACAGTAAAAAAGATGGTGAGAATATAACCATCTTAATGGAAAGATTAGTATCAGACATTGTTGATGAAGTTGGAAAACCTATATCTTATCTTAGCAAAGAGGAGAAGGTTAAAATTGTTAGTCTTTTAAACAATAAGGGTGTTTTTCTTGTAAGGGGCTCAGTCGAATATGTTGCAGAAAAGCTTTGTGTATCAAGATATACAATATATAATTATCTAGAAGAAATACGATAAAAGAGAACTAAATTATTTAAGGAGGTTACATAATGGAAAAGAAATCAATATTTACTGAAGAGGCACCAAAAGCAATAGGACCTTATTCACAAGCAATAACTGTAGGAAACATGGTATTTACATCAGGTCAACTTGGTATCAACCCTGAAACTGGAAACATGGCAGAAGGTACAATACAGGATGAGACAAGACAATCATTAAACAATCTTAAGGCTGTATTAGAAGCAGCAGGTGCTAAATTAACCGATGTTGTTAAGACTACAGTTTTTATAAAGGATATGAATCAATTTGGATTGATAAACGAGGTATATGGTGAATACTTTAGTGAACATAAGCCAGCTAGATCATGCGTTGAGGTAGCTAGATTACCTAAGGATGGAAATGTGGAAGTTGAAGCAGTAGCGATACTATAAAAGGTGACATTATGTCACCTTTTTCTGTTAGTTGGATTATTTCGAATAAGCTTGGAACATTGAAATGCATTTCGAGTCCCATAACCTTCAGTGTGCTGTCTGACATTGAAAGTGTCTTTCTAGACCTACTTTATATATAAATAAGATTGCCTTCTATTTTTTCTTATTCTTCTCCTCTTAACTTCAACAGATATTCTCCAGCCCAATAGCAATATAATTAACCATACCCACCATTTTTTAAAAATTGAATCCTTACTATTTATACTAACTACTTCAAGGGCTCCTTTTTGATTTACCTCCATGGCAGAAACAATATTTCCAGTTTCAATTACTTTACCATCTAACTCAAGTTCGATTTTTCCTATAACTTGTCCCTTAGAAATTGGTGCAGAGATTTTTTCAGGAAGAACAATCTTTCTTTTGATTTCACTTTCTCTTCCTTTAGGTACAAGACTAAATAGGTCATTGCCTACTATCCCTGTAACAATTTCCTTATCCCCGTTTTCAACATTAATATTATCAATAAATTCATTTTTAAAAGCAAGTTTGACACTTGAAAAACTATCAAAGCCATAATTTAAAAGCTTATGGGTATCTATGAAAACATTGTTGCCATTTGTTTTTAGAACTACACTTATAAGTTTCTGACCATTTCTTTCTGCAGAAGACACTAAACAACTCTGAGCTTCAGGAGTATAGCCCGTTTTTATGCCATTAGCACCGTCATATTTTATAGCTACATTGCTTCCATTGACATTTATTTTTTCTGTTCCATATATTAACTTATTTGATGATTTTAAAGGTCTTGAGACCGATTTTTTATTAGTAGGCTCTATTGTATATGTATATGAAGATACAATACTTTTAAAGAAATCATTTTTCATCGCATATTTTGCAATCATTGCCAAGTCATATGCAGTAGTGAAATGATTATCATCATGTAGTCCATTTGCATTTACAAAATTAGAGTTTTTTGTCCCTATTTCTTTGGCTTTACTGTTCATCAGTTTTGCAAACTCTTCTGTGGAACCAGATATTTGTTTACCGATTACTGCTGCAGCATCATTAGCTGACTCTATAAGAGTTGCATAAATTAAGTCCTTCATAGTTACTATTTCGTCTGGTTCAAGGGCTATATGACTCCCAGCAATTTCGTAGGGAGTTTCCTTATCAACTGTTACTTTTTGATCAAGATTACCTTTTT is part of the Proteiniborus sp. MB09-C3 genome and encodes:
- the obgE gene encoding GTPase ObgE; the encoded protein is MFIDVAKIYIKAGNGGHGAVAFRREKYEPAGGPAGGDGGNGGSVILQVDRNIRTLMDFRYRKHYKAENGEDGKSKMQYGKKGQDLILKVPQGTIVRDAETNKVIADLTEDGRNFVIAKGGRGGKGNMKFTTSTRQAPRFAEGGSNGEELWITLELKLLADVGLVGFPNVGKSTLLSIVTDARPKIADYHFTTLAPNLGVAELEGGRSFVIADIPGLIEGAHMGVGLGHEFLRHIERTRILVHLVDVSSKEGRDPVEDFYKINAELKEYNSKLESKPQIVVANKIDILGDGDGYDRLAKEVRKLGYDIYAISAATGQGIKELENAIWNKIQEVGEPEPAYEITDESKIYELTDKKDEIIIRKEDDKYFVEGYQIEKILNSTNFDDLDSVRYFQKAIKRKGVVDRLKALGINNEDIVNICGYEFEFFD
- the yhbY gene encoding ribosome assembly RNA-binding protein YhbY; translated protein: MISGKQRSYLKALANKIEPIFQVGKNGLTESLIKQLDEALEAREIIKINVLNNSLLEAKEVALEVSEKLAAEYVQSIGNKFVIYRESKENKKIELPN
- the nadD gene encoding nicotinate-nucleotide adenylyltransferase produces the protein MSNHIKKYGIMGGTFDPIHVGHLVIAEEIRCKFNLDKVIFIPAGNPPHKDSSRITCGDHRYQMTLLATVSNPYFDVSSIELEKNEVTYTIDTIKELKKCCRDSAEFYFITGADSLLELSTWKDVDQLLTMCKFVAATRPGFQLSKIETKVKELESKYNKGIYTVSVPALQISSTEIRNKIREGKTVKYLLPESVESYIIKHKLYLDNVKKDCL
- the yqeK gene encoding bis(5'-nucleosyl)-tetraphosphatase (symmetrical) YqeK, with translation MEKYKNIIDKVSAKLIDSIGYERYSHSIRVMEEAIKLSAIFCCDEKKAAIAGLLHDCGKFSDEDELLKNAYNFDIIQRDACIANSALIHGVLGAEIARKEFHIEDRDILSAIRYHTTGRENMTLIEKIIYISDYIEPERNFPGVDEIRKLAYENLDLALLKAMDKTIKHIIDKGFYIHPDTINARNYLINKIK
- a CDS encoding LCP family protein; this translates as MKKFLKTFMVAFLVFLVIFGGIITFVLKDDNSKNTLVSNISGLIKGDDSKKDITFLLLGIDSKDVTKAKGQRTDTMMLCKYDDTTGKVSILSIPRDTMATIRGRKNKEKINHAHAYGGPELSVKAVKDLLGIELDYYVRVDYKIVEDVVELIGGVEVDVPMDMKYSDPTADPPLKINLKKGKQTLNGNESLQFLRYRKGYADQDLGRIGAQQQFMSSAIKKALNPLNIIKLPQFVETYIKNVDTNIPLDTIAKFALKAKNVDTENMEMATLPGEAKYISGVWYFVHNKEKTQETVNSMFIEQNVVMDDGEKEKSKN
- the rsfS gene encoding ribosome silencing factor yields the protein MTEQLSIIIKSADDKKAFDIKALNISKLTSIADYFVILSGNSQRQVMAISDDIEDKMYSQGYDLRHKEGYSTGKWILLDYGDIIVHVFHKEDRDFYNLERLWADAEDIDIEAFK
- a CDS encoding helix-turn-helix domain-containing protein is translated as MAINMNGLTENFTLIADGLGKLLGQNCEVALFNSKDSNYKLFYSVNNQITGKNYENNMNHYELEALNKAKVHNGCTIFSYTTKDGRSLKAALFILGDSSKEGAVIMIISYDITDFLLARKAFQVFCAIDDIAEDKSDNDSKKDGENITILMERLVSDIVDEVGKPISYLSKEEKVKIVSLLNNKGVFLVRGSVEYVAEKLCVSRYTIYNYLEEIR
- a CDS encoding RidA family protein, translating into MEKKSIFTEEAPKAIGPYSQAITVGNMVFTSGQLGINPETGNMAEGTIQDETRQSLNNLKAVLEAAGAKLTDVVKTTVFIKDMNQFGLINEVYGEYFSEHKPARSCVEVARLPKDGNVEVEAVAIL
- a CDS encoding D-alanyl-D-alanine carboxypeptidase family protein, with the protein product MKKFIVFFMLLFLVFNFEKYVFADEPDISAEAAILIDADTGKILFEKNIHEKMFPASTTKMLTAIIAIEKGNLDQKVTVDKETPYEIAGSHIALEPDEIVTMKDLIYATLIESANDAAAVIGKQISGSTEEFAKLMNSKAKEIGTKNSNFVNANGLHDDNHFTTAYDLAMIAKYAMKNDFFKSIVSSYTYTIEPTNKKSVSRPLKSSNKLIYGTEKINVNGSNVAIKYDGANGIKTGYTPEAQSCLVSSAERNGQKLISVVLKTNGNNVFIDTHKLLNYGFDSFSSVKLAFKNEFIDNINVENGDKEIVTGIVGNDLFSLVPKGRESEIKRKIVLPEKISAPISKGQVIGKIELELDGKVIETGNIVSAMEVNQKGALEVVSINSKDSIFKKWWVWLIILLLGWRISVEVKRRRIRKNRRQSYLYIK